One region of Yersinia bercovieri ATCC 43970 genomic DNA includes:
- the aspA gene encoding aspartate ammonia-lyase — protein MSNNIRIEEDLLGTREVPAEAYYGVHTLRAIENFYISNSKISDVPEFVRGMVMVKKAAAMANKELHTIPRKIADIIIQACDEVLDKGKCMDQFPVDVFQGGAGTSLNMNTNEVLANIGLELMGHQKGEYQYLNPNDHLNKCQSTNDAYPTGFRIAVYASIMKLIDAINELGEGFGRKSKEFEKILKMGRTQLQDAVPMTLGQEFRAFQVLLNEETKNLQRTAELLLEVNLGATAIGTALNTPEGYSELAIKKLSEISGLPCIPAEDLIEATSDCGAYVMVHSALKRLAVKMSKICNDLRLLSSGPRTGLNEINLPELQAGSSIMPAKVNPVIPEVVNQVCFKVIGNDTCITMAAEAGQLQLNVMEPVIGQAMFESIHILTNACYNLLEKCINGITANKEVCERYVFNSIGIVTYLNPFIGHHNGDIVGKICAETGKNVREVVLERGLLTEAELDDIFSVENLMHPAYKAKRYTDENEQ, from the coding sequence ATGTCAAATAACATTCGTATTGAAGAAGACCTGTTAGGTACACGAGAAGTCCCCGCAGAGGCTTACTACGGTGTTCATACCCTGCGTGCGATTGAAAACTTCTATATCAGTAACAGCAAAATCAGTGATGTTCCAGAATTTGTTCGCGGCATGGTTATGGTTAAAAAAGCGGCGGCAATGGCGAACAAAGAGCTGCACACTATCCCTCGTAAGATTGCTGACATTATTATTCAGGCATGTGACGAAGTTCTGGATAAAGGGAAGTGTATGGATCAGTTCCCGGTAGACGTGTTCCAAGGCGGCGCCGGTACCTCTTTAAACATGAATACCAACGAAGTTCTGGCCAATATTGGTCTGGAACTGATGGGTCACCAGAAGGGGGAGTATCAATACCTTAACCCTAACGACCATCTGAACAAATGTCAGTCCACCAACGATGCCTACCCAACCGGCTTCCGCATTGCGGTCTACGCCTCCATTATGAAGTTGATCGACGCGATCAATGAATTAGGCGAAGGTTTCGGTAGAAAATCCAAAGAATTCGAGAAAATTCTGAAAATGGGGCGCACCCAGTTACAGGATGCTGTACCAATGACGCTGGGTCAGGAGTTCCGTGCTTTCCAGGTGCTGCTGAACGAAGAGACTAAAAACCTGCAACGCACTGCAGAGTTGCTACTGGAAGTTAACCTAGGTGCTACCGCTATCGGTACTGCGCTAAATACCCCAGAGGGTTACTCCGAACTGGCAATCAAAAAACTTTCTGAAATCAGTGGCTTGCCATGTATTCCAGCAGAGGATTTGATTGAAGCGACCTCCGACTGCGGTGCTTATGTGATGGTGCATAGCGCCCTGAAACGTCTGGCCGTTAAGATGTCAAAAATCTGTAATGACTTACGTCTGCTGTCATCAGGTCCACGTACTGGTTTGAATGAGATCAACCTGCCAGAGTTGCAGGCCGGCTCTTCAATCATGCCAGCTAAAGTGAATCCGGTGATTCCAGAAGTGGTTAACCAGGTCTGTTTTAAGGTGATCGGTAACGACACTTGCATTACTATGGCGGCCGAAGCAGGTCAGCTCCAGTTGAACGTCATGGAGCCAGTGATTGGCCAGGCAATGTTTGAGTCCATCCATATCCTGACAAATGCTTGTTACAACCTGTTGGAAAAATGCATTAACGGCATTACTGCCAACAAAGAGGTTTGCGAGCGTTACGTCTTTAACTCCATCGGTATCGTCACCTATCTCAACCCATTCATTGGCCACCATAACGGTGACATTGTGGGCAAAATCTGTGCGGAAACCGGTAAAAATGTACGGGAAGTGGTTCTGGAACGCGGCTTATTAACTGAAGCCGAGCTGGACGACATTTTCTCTGTTGAGAATCTGATGCACCCGGCCTATAAAGCGAAACGTTATACCGATGAAAATGAACAATAA
- a CDS encoding protein-disulfide reductase DsbD: MAQRFLTLILLLCSILLAPHSAQASLFGENAAFGQKSSQSRFIPVDQAFAFDFRQQGDQLTLSWQIHPDYYLYRQQIKIVPQNATLGAFALPEGIAHHDEFYGEVAIFKQQLTLKIPITQAGDGASVSVTYQGCAEAGFCYPPETRVVPLAAVLAGATPAPATAATAPATNDVAPAPAELPFSPLWALLIGIGIAFTPCVLPMYPLISAIILGREKPHSQRRILLLAVIYVQGMALTYTLLGLVVAAAGLQFQAALQHPYVLIGLSALFVLLALSMFGLYSLQLPSSLQTRLVQWSSSQRGGSLAGVFAMGALAGLICSPCTTAPLSAILLYIAQSGNMLAGGGTLYLYALGMGIPLVIVTLFGNKLIPRSGPWMQYVKEAFGFVILALPVFLLERVLGDVWGLRLWSLLAVAFFGWAFVLSLKAHSGWARACQLLLLAALLIAARPLQDWAFNDHRSPNEITHLAFKPVANLPQLQAALAQAQGKPVMLDLYADWCVACKEFEKYTFSDEQVQRQLADTLLIQADVTANSAEHAAMLKKLNVLGLPTILFFDAQGNEVTAARVTGFMDAAEFLQHLKNQRQ; encoded by the coding sequence ATGGCTCAACGCTTCCTTACTCTGATTCTGCTGCTGTGCAGCATTTTACTCGCGCCGCACAGCGCACAGGCTTCACTGTTTGGTGAAAATGCCGCTTTCGGCCAAAAAAGCAGCCAGAGCCGATTTATTCCGGTAGATCAAGCATTTGCCTTTGATTTTCGCCAGCAGGGCGACCAACTCACACTGAGTTGGCAGATTCACCCCGACTACTATCTGTATCGCCAGCAAATTAAAATTGTGCCGCAAAACGCCACTCTTGGCGCTTTCGCCCTGCCGGAAGGCATCGCGCATCATGATGAATTCTATGGTGAAGTGGCGATTTTCAAGCAGCAGTTAACACTGAAAATCCCCATTACACAGGCGGGTGATGGCGCGAGCGTTAGCGTAACCTATCAGGGCTGCGCCGAAGCAGGCTTCTGCTATCCGCCGGAAACACGAGTCGTGCCGCTGGCAGCGGTGCTCGCCGGAGCAACCCCTGCCCCCGCGACTGCAGCCACTGCACCTGCTACAAATGATGTGGCTCCGGCCCCGGCTGAATTGCCCTTCTCGCCATTGTGGGCGCTGTTGATTGGTATCGGCATCGCCTTTACCCCCTGCGTGTTGCCGATGTACCCCCTGATTTCAGCCATCATTCTTGGCCGTGAGAAGCCCCACAGTCAGCGGCGGATATTGCTGTTGGCGGTGATCTATGTGCAAGGGATGGCGCTGACCTACACCTTGCTCGGCTTGGTAGTCGCCGCGGCAGGGTTACAGTTTCAAGCCGCGCTACAGCACCCCTATGTGTTGATTGGGTTATCGGCGCTGTTCGTGCTGCTGGCGTTATCGATGTTTGGCCTCTATTCGCTGCAACTGCCCTCGTCACTGCAAACCCGCCTGGTACAGTGGAGCAGCAGCCAACGCGGCGGTTCACTGGCGGGTGTTTTTGCAATGGGCGCACTGGCGGGCCTGATCTGCTCGCCATGCACTACCGCCCCGCTTAGCGCCATCCTGCTGTATATCGCACAAAGCGGGAATATGCTGGCCGGTGGCGGCACGCTATATTTGTATGCATTGGGGATGGGTATTCCGCTGGTGATTGTGACACTGTTCGGCAACAAGCTGATCCCCCGCAGCGGCCCGTGGATGCAGTATGTCAAAGAAGCTTTCGGTTTCGTGATCCTGGCACTGCCGGTCTTCTTACTCGAAAGGGTGCTGGGGGATGTTTGGGGCTTGCGCTTATGGAGCCTACTGGCCGTCGCCTTCTTCGGCTGGGCCTTTGTCCTTAGCCTGAAAGCGCACTCTGGTTGGGCGCGGGCTTGCCAGCTATTACTGCTGGCAGCGCTGCTAATCGCCGCCCGTCCGCTACAGGATTGGGCCTTTAACGACCACAGATCGCCAAATGAGATTACCCATTTGGCGTTTAAGCCCGTCGCCAACTTACCGCAGTTGCAAGCCGCACTGGCCCAGGCACAGGGCAAGCCGGTGATGCTGGATCTGTACGCCGACTGGTGCGTCGCCTGCAAAGAGTTTGAAAAATATACCTTCAGTGATGAACAGGTACAGCGCCAGTTAGCCGATACCCTGCTAATTCAAGCCGATGTGACGGCTAACAGCGCCGAACATGCGGCGATGTTGAAAAAACTGAATGTGTTGGGCCTCCCCACCATCCTGTTTTTCGATGCACAGGGGAACGAGGTGACTGCTGCCAGAGTGACCGGCTTTATGGATGCTGCTGAGTTCTTGCAGCATTTAAAAAACCAGCGGCAGTAA
- a CDS encoding FxsA family protein, translating into MRWLPLALIFLLAYIEISIFIKVAAVLGVLVTLLLVILSSCVGISLVRNQGIKTFMQMQQKLAAGESPAAEMVKSVSLILAGFLLLIPGFFTDFLGLLLLLPPIQKSLTLKLMPHLNIYRGGGFGTGSGPMGGGNTFDGEFQRKADDRYIVEHRPDEDDKSTDNRFKDDR; encoded by the coding sequence GTGCGTTGGTTACCGTTAGCGCTGATATTTTTATTGGCATACATAGAAATATCGATATTTATCAAGGTCGCAGCTGTGCTGGGTGTCTTAGTGACCCTGCTGCTAGTGATCCTTAGCTCCTGCGTGGGGATATCTCTGGTGCGCAACCAAGGGATCAAAACCTTTATGCAGATGCAGCAAAAACTGGCTGCCGGTGAAAGCCCCGCAGCAGAAATGGTTAAGAGTGTTTCGCTGATTTTAGCTGGCTTCTTGTTACTGATCCCCGGCTTCTTCACCGACTTCCTCGGCTTGCTGCTACTGTTACCACCGATTCAAAAATCGTTGACGCTAAAGTTGATGCCACATCTGAACATTTATCGTGGCGGCGGTTTTGGTACAGGCAGCGGCCCAATGGGGGGCGGAAATACCTTTGACGGCGAGTTTCAGCGTAAAGCCGATGATCGCTACATTGTAGAGCACCGTCCGGATGAGGATGATAAATCTACAGATAATCGTTTTAAAGATGATAGGTAA
- a CDS encoding anaerobic C4-dicarboxylate transporter: MIAVELVIVLLAIFLGARLGGIGIGFAGGIGVLVLAIIGVKPGSIPFDVISIIMAVIAAISAMQVAGGMDYLVQQTEKLLRKNPKHITILAPVVTYFLTIFAGTGNISLSALPVIAEVAKEQGIKPCRPLSTAVVSAQIAITASPISAAVVYMSSVMEGHGVSYLHLLMIVIPSTLCAVLVMSLIISLCFNSKLSDDPIYLKRLEEGLVTLRGDTVKVIKPRAKTSVLLFLAGVLCVVAYAIINSPSVGLVATPLMNTTNAILIIMLSVATITTLVCSVDTDSILNSSTFKAGMSACICILGVAWLGDTFVQHNLEWIKETAGSLIQAHSWLLAVIFFFCSALLYSQAATAKALMPMAMALNVSPLAAIASFAAVSGLFILPTYPTLVAAVQMDDTGTTRIGRFVFNHPFFIPGTIGVALAVCFGFVMGGLVL; this comes from the coding sequence ATGATAGCCGTAGAATTAGTCATCGTTCTGCTGGCCATTTTTTTAGGGGCCAGGTTAGGTGGTATCGGTATCGGCTTTGCGGGTGGGATTGGTGTTCTGGTATTGGCGATTATTGGCGTCAAACCCGGCAGCATTCCCTTTGACGTTATTTCAATCATTATGGCGGTTATTGCTGCAATCTCTGCAATGCAGGTCGCAGGCGGCATGGACTATCTGGTGCAGCAAACTGAAAAGTTACTGCGCAAGAACCCAAAACACATCACTATCCTTGCACCGGTGGTCACCTATTTTCTGACCATCTTTGCAGGGACAGGTAACATCTCTCTATCCGCTCTACCGGTGATTGCAGAAGTGGCGAAAGAACAAGGCATCAAACCTTGCCGTCCACTCTCTACCGCCGTAGTTTCCGCGCAAATCGCCATCACCGCATCACCAATTTCTGCGGCAGTAGTCTATATGTCTTCAGTCATGGAAGGCCACGGCGTCAGCTACTTACATCTGCTGATGATCGTCATTCCATCCACCCTGTGTGCCGTGCTGGTGATGTCACTTATCATCTCCTTATGCTTTAACTCCAAACTGTCAGATGACCCTATCTATCTGAAACGTTTGGAAGAGGGCCTGGTGACGCTACGTGGCGATACAGTAAAAGTGATCAAACCACGGGCTAAAACCTCTGTGCTGCTGTTCCTGGCGGGCGTATTGTGTGTTGTGGCTTATGCCATCATCAACAGTCCAAGTGTCGGTCTGGTGGCAACACCGCTGATGAACACCACCAATGCTATCCTGATCATCATGCTGAGTGTGGCGACTATCACCACGCTGGTCTGCTCGGTTGATACTGATTCAATCCTGAACTCCAGTACTTTCAAAGCCGGTATGAGTGCCTGTATCTGTATCCTGGGTGTAGCCTGGTTGGGTGATACCTTTGTGCAGCACAATCTGGAGTGGATTAAAGAGACTGCGGGTAGCTTGATTCAAGCTCACTCATGGTTGCTGGCGGTTATCTTCTTCTTCTGTTCAGCACTGCTTTACTCCCAGGCGGCAACTGCCAAGGCATTGATGCCAATGGCAATGGCGCTGAACGTTTCACCACTGGCAGCCATTGCATCTTTCGCTGCGGTTTCTGGTCTGTTCATTCTACCGACCTACCCAACACTGGTCGCCGCAGTACAAATGGATGACACCGGCACCACCCGCATTGGTCGCTTCGTGTTTAACCATCCGTTCTTCATCCCAGGCACCATCGGGGTAGCACTGGCCGTCTGTTTCGGCTTCGTGATGGGCGGTTTGGTTCTGTAA
- the aegA gene encoding formate-dependent uric acid utilization protein AegA, with translation MNPFIVADAESCIGCRSCEVACVVAHHEGKFPEKPEYFTPRLKVFKGQQLFNNRVSATAVFCHHCEDAPCASTCPNGAIVEINNSVQVIQEKCIGCKTCIIACPFGMMMVVTETVQPASHRLADAYLRTEAQKCDLCVDQPDGPACIKTCPTQALTLVDQHYLLNQQRLKHQRAALNEHNGRLFSSATSAAVTHTFSPLSKNIRDVAPVNLLQRPRTPRQEPKKIPLAERKSSFAEIYLPFTDGQINEQAERCLNCGDKTICQWSCPLHNAIPKWIALAHQGRIHEAAELSHQTSSLPEICGRVCPQDRLCEQACTLNDHDGAVTIGQIERHITESALATGWRPDMSQVKPTGKRVAIIGAGPAGLGCADILVRNGITPVVFDRYPEIGGLLTFGIPAFKLEKGVMSRRREIFSEMGVEFCLNTEIGRDITMESLLSDFDALFLGVGTYHSMRSGLENEDASGVYDALPFLIGNTQHLMGYSASSAHPYVSMENQRVVVLGGGDTAMDCVRTSLRHRAAHVICAYRRDEKSMPGSKREVKNAREEGAEFMFNLQPQRIEVDDQGQVTGIKMVRTEMGQADAKGRRQAQPIAGSEHIVPADAVVMAFGFSPHRMSWLAEHNVVLDKQGRVVAPTISGYPYQTSNPKIFAGGDIVRGADLIVTAIAEGRKAAESIAYYLNVL, from the coding sequence ATGAATCCATTTATTGTTGCTGACGCCGAAAGCTGTATTGGTTGTCGGAGTTGTGAAGTTGCTTGTGTGGTGGCGCATCATGAGGGCAAATTCCCCGAGAAGCCGGAATACTTCACACCACGGCTTAAGGTATTTAAAGGCCAGCAACTCTTTAATAACAGAGTCAGTGCGACGGCGGTCTTTTGTCATCACTGTGAAGATGCCCCCTGTGCCAGCACTTGCCCCAATGGGGCCATTGTTGAGATAAATAACAGCGTTCAGGTTATTCAGGAAAAATGTATTGGCTGTAAAACCTGCATCATCGCCTGTCCATTTGGCATGATGATGGTGGTGACTGAGACTGTCCAGCCTGCCAGCCATCGTCTGGCCGATGCTTATTTGCGCACAGAAGCGCAGAAATGCGATCTCTGTGTTGACCAGCCGGATGGCCCAGCCTGCATCAAAACGTGCCCCACTCAGGCGCTGACACTGGTCGATCAGCACTATCTGCTGAACCAACAGCGGTTAAAACATCAGCGCGCGGCACTGAATGAGCACAATGGCCGCCTATTTAGCAGCGCCACTTCTGCCGCTGTGACTCACACTTTCAGCCCGCTAAGCAAAAATATCCGCGATGTCGCCCCAGTCAACTTGTTGCAGCGGCCACGCACCCCACGGCAGGAGCCGAAAAAGATCCCCCTGGCGGAGCGCAAAAGCAGCTTTGCTGAAATCTATCTGCCGTTCACCGACGGTCAGATCAATGAGCAGGCTGAGCGCTGCCTGAATTGTGGCGATAAAACTATCTGCCAGTGGAGTTGCCCGCTGCATAATGCGATTCCAAAATGGATCGCCTTGGCTCATCAGGGGCGGATTCACGAAGCGGCAGAGTTATCCCATCAAACCAGTAGCTTGCCGGAGATTTGTGGCCGCGTATGCCCGCAAGATCGCCTGTGTGAGCAGGCCTGCACACTGAATGATCACGACGGGGCGGTCACCATTGGCCAGATTGAGCGGCATATCACGGAGAGCGCACTGGCAACAGGCTGGCGGCCCGATATGTCGCAGGTTAAACCGACAGGTAAGCGGGTGGCGATTATTGGTGCCGGGCCGGCGGGCTTAGGCTGCGCGGATATTCTGGTGCGCAATGGCATCACGCCTGTGGTGTTTGATCGCTATCCCGAAATTGGCGGCTTACTGACCTTTGGTATCCCGGCGTTCAAATTGGAAAAAGGGGTGATGAGCCGTCGACGCGAGATCTTCAGCGAGATGGGCGTCGAGTTTTGCCTGAATACCGAAATTGGCCGCGATATCACCATGGAGAGTCTGCTCAGTGATTTTGATGCGCTTTTTCTTGGCGTCGGCACCTACCATTCGATGCGCTCTGGATTGGAAAACGAAGATGCTTCAGGGGTTTACGATGCATTGCCATTTCTGATTGGTAATACCCAACATCTGATGGGCTATTCCGCCAGCAGCGCTCACCCTTATGTCAGTATGGAGAACCAGCGGGTGGTGGTGTTAGGTGGCGGCGATACGGCGATGGATTGTGTGCGCACCTCGCTGCGCCATCGAGCTGCTCATGTCATTTGTGCCTATCGTCGCGATGAAAAGAGCATGCCCGGCTCCAAACGCGAGGTCAAAAATGCGCGCGAGGAGGGGGCGGAATTTATGTTCAATCTCCAGCCGCAACGGATTGAAGTGGATGATCAGGGGCAGGTGACGGGCATCAAAATGGTGCGAACCGAAATGGGGCAGGCTGATGCCAAAGGGCGGCGGCAAGCCCAGCCAATCGCCGGTTCTGAACATATCGTGCCTGCCGATGCGGTGGTTATGGCATTTGGTTTCAGCCCGCATCGTATGTCGTGGTTGGCCGAACACAATGTCGTGCTGGATAAACAGGGGCGAGTGGTGGCACCGACCATCTCCGGTTACCCCTATCAAACCAGCAATCCCAAGATCTTCGCCGGTGGTGATATCGTGCGCGGCGCTGACCTGATAGTGACCGCGATTGCTGAGGGGCGCAAAGCGGCCGAGAGCATCGCTTATTACCTTAATGTTTTGTAG
- the cutA gene encoding divalent cation tolerance protein CutA: MSDCDAIICDAIVVLCTAPDEASAQDLAAQVLGEKLAACATLLPGATSIYYWEGKLQQEYEVQLLFKSNVAHQHALLSFIKQHHPYQTPELLVLPVRDGDKDYLSWLNASLL, translated from the coding sequence ATGTCTGATTGTGATGCAATTATTTGTGATGCAATTGTGGTATTGTGCACCGCCCCTGATGAAGCCAGCGCACAAGATTTAGCCGCGCAGGTTCTGGGTGAAAAACTGGCTGCCTGTGCGACATTGTTGCCAGGTGCGACCTCGATTTACTACTGGGAAGGCAAGCTCCAGCAAGAGTATGAAGTCCAGCTATTGTTCAAAAGCAATGTGGCTCATCAACATGCACTTCTCAGTTTTATCAAACAGCATCACCCCTACCAAACGCCGGAACTGCTGGTGTTACCGGTACGGGACGGAGATAAAGATTACCTGTCATGGCTCAACGCTTCCTTACTCTGA
- a CDS encoding co-chaperone GroES, with translation MKIRPLHDRVIVKRKEVESKSAGGIVLTGTAAGKSTRGEVLAVGNGRILDNGEIKPLDVKVGDIVIFNDGYGVKSEKIDHEEVLIMSESDILAIVEA, from the coding sequence ATGAAAATTCGTCCATTGCATGACCGCGTTATCGTCAAGCGCAAAGAAGTTGAATCCAAATCTGCTGGCGGCATCGTTCTGACTGGCACTGCAGCGGGTAAATCTACCCGTGGTGAAGTTCTGGCCGTCGGCAATGGTCGCATCCTGGATAACGGTGAGATCAAGCCGCTGGATGTGAAAGTAGGCGACATCGTTATTTTCAACGATGGTTATGGCGTGAAGTCAGAGAAGATCGACCATGAAGAAGTGTTGATCATGTCCGAAAGCGACATTCTGGCAATTGTTGAAGCGTAA
- a CDS encoding MFS transporter, producing the protein MSLEAAVPEKRTHVRYIILLIIFIVTAINYADRATLSIAGTEVAKELQLDAVAMGYIFSAFGWAYLLMQIPGGWLLDRYGSKRVYTYSLFFWSLFTFTQGFVDMFPIAYAAISMFIMRFMLGFSEAPSFPANARIVAAWFPTKERGTASAIFNSAQYFSLAIFSPLLGYLTFAWGWQHVFTVMGGLGFVLTIAWVKFIHNPTDHPDMSASELEYIKQGGAVVDMDHKKPDGHKSGPKLDYMKQLLSSRMMLGVFFGQYFINTITWFFLTWFPIYLVQDKGMSILKVGMVASIPALCGFAGGVLGGVFSDSLIKRGHSLTFARKVPIVLGMLLASSIILCNYVDSDFVVVALMALAFFGKGFGALGWPVIADTAPKEIVGLCGGMFNVFGNVASIVTPLVIGYLVKELHSFNAALIFVGCSAIMAMFCYLFIVGDIKRLELKTS; encoded by the coding sequence ATGAGTCTGGAAGCCGCTGTACCTGAAAAACGGACCCACGTCCGATATATAATATTATTAATTATCTTTATTGTGACTGCAATTAACTATGCTGACCGGGCAACATTATCGATTGCGGGCACTGAAGTGGCAAAAGAGCTACAATTAGATGCAGTTGCCATGGGGTATATTTTCTCTGCATTCGGTTGGGCTTACCTATTGATGCAAATACCCGGTGGCTGGCTGCTAGACCGCTACGGCTCCAAACGGGTCTACACCTACAGTTTATTCTTCTGGTCACTCTTCACCTTTACGCAAGGCTTTGTTGACATGTTCCCGATAGCCTATGCTGCTATCTCCATGTTTATCATGCGCTTTATGTTGGGTTTTTCTGAGGCTCCCTCCTTCCCGGCTAATGCCAGAATTGTTGCGGCCTGGTTCCCGACGAAAGAGAGGGGCACCGCATCAGCAATATTTAACTCCGCACAATACTTCTCGCTGGCGATATTCTCTCCACTGCTAGGTTATTTAACCTTTGCCTGGGGCTGGCAGCATGTATTTACCGTCATGGGTGGGTTAGGTTTTGTATTAACCATTGCTTGGGTTAAGTTTATTCATAACCCAACCGATCACCCTGATATGTCTGCTTCTGAGCTTGAATACATAAAACAAGGCGGTGCCGTTGTTGATATGGATCACAAAAAGCCAGATGGCCATAAGAGTGGCCCTAAATTAGATTACATGAAACAACTGTTATCTAGTCGTATGATGTTGGGCGTATTCTTTGGGCAATACTTCATTAATACTATCACCTGGTTCTTCCTGACGTGGTTCCCTATTTATCTGGTGCAAGATAAAGGGATGTCTATTCTAAAAGTGGGGATGGTTGCATCAATTCCCGCCTTATGTGGATTTGCCGGTGGTGTATTAGGCGGCGTATTCTCAGACTCACTGATTAAACGCGGCCATTCACTGACTTTTGCACGTAAAGTGCCGATCGTATTAGGCATGTTATTGGCATCAAGTATTATTCTGTGTAACTACGTCGACAGCGATTTCGTGGTTGTGGCATTGATGGCATTAGCCTTCTTCGGTAAAGGTTTCGGGGCCTTAGGTTGGCCGGTGATTGCCGATACCGCACCTAAAGAGATTGTCGGCCTGTGTGGGGGGATGTTTAACGTATTTGGTAATGTTGCTTCCATCGTCACACCTTTGGTTATCGGCTACTTGGTTAAAGAGTTACACTCCTTTAATGCAGCATTAATCTTTGTGGGTTGCTCTGCCATTATGGCGATGTTCTGTTACTTATTTATTGTCGGTGATATCAAACGGCTAGAATTGAAAACATCTTGA